From Candidatus Moraniibacteriota bacterium, one genomic window encodes:
- the cas2 gene encoding CRISPR-associated endonuclease Cas2, whose protein sequence is MTKKKNLKLVRAITRNVVRNSLNASAWVFVALIQMGELTINAFLSPSIYADLPASSFDWPGPSSKKTSFKENTIRQSIRRLQKQGFVEKRGNKYVLTKMGKILAKYVLNRKKTLDKKWDNKFRVVIFDIPEDKRKIRNWLRQELYLLNYRKLQESVFISKHSLTEDLIKEIKRRKIGNYVNYLLVEKVYKNII, encoded by the coding sequence ATGACAAAGAAGAAAAACTTGAAACTGGTAAGAGCTATAACCAGGAATGTTGTGAGAAATTCCCTCAATGCTTCGGCCTGGGTATTTGTTGCCTTAATCCAAATGGGAGAATTAACTATTAATGCTTTCTTATCGCCATCAATTTATGCGGATCTTCCCGCCTCATCATTTGATTGGCCAGGACCCTCTTCAAAAAAGACCAGTTTTAAAGAGAATACAATAAGACAGAGCATTCGAAGATTACAAAAACAGGGCTTCGTGGAAAAAAGGGGGAACAAGTATGTGTTAACAAAAATGGGGAAAATACTGGCCAAATATGTTTTAAATCGAAAAAAGACCCTAGATAAAAAATGGGACAATAAGTTCAGAGTAGTCATTTTTGATATTCCTGAAGATAAAAGAAAAATACGCAACTGGTTAAGGCAAGAATTATATCTTCTAAACTACAGAAAATTACAGGAGAGCGTTTTTATAAGCAAGCATTCTTTAACAGAGGACTTGATAAAAGAAATAAAAAGAAGAAAAATAGGAAATTATGTCAATTATTTGCTTGTAGAAAAAGTTTATAAAAATATTATCTAA
- the dprA gene encoding DNA-processing protein DprA, producing MENKNDLKHLNALNKIPGVGSQKMKMLLKFFKSSENIWKADLKNLKESKIGEALAQKIITEREKINPSLEWEKLEKENIRITTFTDDNYPKLLKEIISPPYILYVKSADMNFNWNSQPMVAIVGSRKFTQYGKQVAENFARELARAGIYIVSGMAYGIDSFAHRGALEGGGKTVAVLGSSLEDKNIGPRSNYELSREIMENGALVSDFPTGIVSLPGNFPARNRIMAGLSLGTIVIEAALDSGSLITANLALEANREVFAVPGSIFSPQSEGTNKLIKSGAKLAASVTDILEELNIEKKASEEKIKNIIPATPEEEKIIKNLTHEPTHIDTITKLTKLEASVVSGTLAVMEMKGMIRNIGGQNYIVI from the coding sequence ATGGAGAACAAAAATGACCTAAAACATTTAAACGCTTTGAATAAAATCCCAGGCGTCGGTTCCCAGAAAATGAAAATGCTCCTGAAATTTTTTAAAAGTTCCGAAAATATCTGGAAAGCGGATTTGAAAAATCTCAAGGAAAGCAAAATTGGCGAGGCATTGGCTCAAAAAATTATCACGGAAAGAGAAAAAATAAATCCCAGCCTGGAATGGGAAAAATTAGAAAAAGAAAATATCAGAATAACAACCTTCACTGATGATAATTATCCCAAGCTTCTTAAAGAAATTATCAGCCCGCCGTATATATTATATGTAAAGTCCGCCGATATGAATTTTAATTGGAATTCACAGCCGATGGTTGCCATAGTGGGTTCGAGAAAATTCACCCAGTATGGAAAACAGGTGGCGGAAAATTTCGCCAGAGAGCTGGCGAGAGCCGGAATTTACATTGTGAGCGGAATGGCTTATGGCATTGATTCATTCGCCCACAGGGGAGCGCTGGAAGGCGGAGGAAAGACCGTTGCCGTGCTGGGTAGCAGTTTAGAAGACAAAAATATCGGCCCGCGGTCCAATTATGAATTATCCCGGGAAATTATGGAAAACGGCGCGCTAGTTTCTGATTTTCCGACCGGCATTGTCTCTCTTCCCGGCAATTTTCCGGCGCGCAATCGAATTATGGCAGGACTGTCTCTTGGGACAATTGTAATTGAAGCGGCGCTTGACAGCGGGAGTTTAATTACGGCCAATTTAGCGCTTGAAGCCAACCGCGAGGTCTTCGCCGTTCCCGGCTCTATCTTTTCTCCCCAGTCGGAAGGAACGAATAAATTGATTAAAAGCGGCGCCAAATTAGCCGCCAGCGTCACCGATATTCTAGAAGAATTAAACATTGAAAAGAAAGCCAGCGAGGAAAAAATTAAAAACATAATTCCGGCCACTCCCGAAGAAGAAAAAATTATCAAAAACTTGACGCATGAACCGACTCATATTGACACAATCACCAAACTTACTAAACTGGAAGCAAGTGTCGTCTCTGGGACGCTCGCAGTGATGGAAATGAAAGGAATGATAAGGAATATCGGGGGGCAGAATTACATTGTTATATAA
- the topA gene encoding type I DNA topoisomerase — MKLIIVESPTKARTISKFLEKIYTVKSSYGHVRDLPKSEMGIDIENDFNPRYIIPTKARTKVSELKELSKKSDEVILATDEDREGEAIAWHLVEALGLNASRDTNVKRIAFHEITKNAILKALESPRNIDMDLVDAQQARRILDRLVGYELSPFLWKKVKRGLSAGRVQSVALRIIVEREREIEKFEKENYWAITAVLSRDKNNFEAGLAKIGEKNVEEIVTLKLFAGDYKTKKTVIDSEARAREIIADLEKANYKVKNITEKETSRYPSAPFTTSTLQQAANANLGFSAKFTMSVAQKLYEQGHITYMRTDSVNLSLELMLAAKKIITKLFGKNYALPNPRFYKTKSKGAQEAHEAIRPTYPGETPEDLKNKLDPAEYKLYNLIWKKMIACQMQPAIFDSVKAEIEASYKGNYLLRANGSTLKFDGFLKAYNSKAPGENILPKMKIGDKLNLIKINFEEKATTPPPRYSEATLIKVLEENGIGRPSTYAPIISTIIERKYVDKNEEKRLCPLEIGKVVNDLLVEHFPEIVDIKFTANIEEYFDEIAEGKNEWVPVIRKFYTPFHKHLEAKTKEVKRENVLEKLDRPCPDCGGDLIVKFGRFGKFIACANFPNCKYTEKTAEEKKVDEENSGVVCDLCGAPMTVKRGRYGTFLGCSKYPECKGIKKIENKIGMKCPKCEKGEIVERKSKRGKTFYGCNRWPECDFALWNKPTGETCPQCGSLLGYSFKNKIKCSRKECDFEK, encoded by the coding sequence ATGAAACTGATTATCGTCGAATCTCCCACTAAAGCCAGAACTATTTCCAAATTTTTGGAAAAAATTTATACTGTAAAATCCTCTTATGGCCATGTTCGCGATCTTCCCAAAAGCGAGATGGGAATTGACATTGAAAATGATTTTAATCCCCGCTATATTATTCCTACTAAAGCCCGGACCAAAGTTTCAGAGCTTAAAGAACTTTCTAAAAAATCGGATGAGGTGATTCTGGCCACTGACGAAGACCGCGAAGGAGAAGCAATCGCATGGCACTTGGTTGAGGCACTCGGCCTAAATGCCAGCCGAGATACAAACGTTAAACGTATTGCATTTCACGAGATTACTAAGAATGCCATATTAAAGGCCTTAGAAAGTCCAAGGAATATTGACATGGATTTGGTCGATGCCCAGCAGGCGCGAAGGATTTTGGATCGCTTAGTCGGCTATGAACTTTCGCCGTTTTTGTGGAAAAAAGTGAAAAGAGGATTATCAGCCGGACGCGTGCAATCAGTCGCGCTAAGAATCATCGTGGAAAGAGAAAGGGAAATTGAAAAATTTGAAAAAGAAAATTATTGGGCGATAACCGCTGTACTTTCTAGGGATAAAAATAATTTTGAAGCCGGCCTCGCAAAAATCGGAGAAAAAAACGTTGAAGAAATCGTCACGCTAAAACTTTTCGCCGGTGACTACAAAACCAAAAAAACTGTCATCGACAGCGAGGCAAGGGCCAGAGAAATTATTGCCGATTTAGAAAAAGCAAATTACAAAGTAAAAAATATCACCGAAAAGGAAACTTCGCGCTATCCTTCCGCGCCTTTTACCACTTCTACTTTGCAGCAGGCGGCCAATGCCAATTTGGGATTTTCCGCCAAGTTCACGATGAGCGTGGCGCAAAAACTTTACGAGCAAGGGCATATTACTTATATGAGAACCGATAGTGTGAATCTTTCTCTCGAATTAATGCTCGCGGCCAAAAAAATTATTACAAAACTTTTTGGAAAAAACTATGCTCTTCCCAATCCGAGATTTTATAAAACCAAATCCAAGGGCGCCCAGGAAGCCCATGAAGCCATCCGGCCGACTTATCCCGGCGAGACCCCGGAGGATTTAAAAAACAAGCTAGATCCGGCCGAATATAAATTGTATAACTTGATTTGGAAAAAAATGATTGCCTGCCAGATGCAGCCGGCAATTTTCGATTCAGTGAAAGCGGAAATTGAAGCCAGTTATAAAGGCAATTATCTTTTACGAGCCAATGGTTCAACGCTTAAATTTGACGGGTTTCTGAAGGCATATAACAGCAAAGCACCAGGCGAAAACATTCTGCCGAAAATGAAAATTGGAGATAAATTAAATTTAATAAAAATTAATTTCGAGGAGAAAGCCACCACCCCTCCGCCGCGATATTCCGAAGCGACATTAATTAAAGTCCTGGAAGAAAACGGAATCGGCCGGCCGTCCACCTACGCGCCGATTATTTCTACCATCATTGAACGCAAGTATGTTGACAAGAACGAAGAGAAGCGTCTTTGCCCTCTGGAAATCGGGAAAGTGGTCAATGATCTTCTGGTAGAACATTTTCCCGAAATCGTGGATATTAAATTTACGGCAAACATTGAGGAATACTTTGATGAAATCGCGGAGGGAAAAAATGAGTGGGTTCCGGTCATTCGCAAATTTTATACGCCTTTTCATAAACACCTGGAGGCGAAAACCAAAGAAGTGAAAAGAGAAAATGTTCTAGAAAAACTTGATCGTCCTTGCCCTGATTGCGGCGGCGATCTTATTGTAAAATTCGGCCGTTTCGGAAAGTTCATAGCCTGCGCTAATTTTCCAAATTGCAAATACACCGAAAAAACAGCCGAGGAAAAAAAGGTGGACGAAGAAAACTCTGGCGTTGTCTGCGACTTGTGCGGCGCCCCGATGACAGTCAAGCGCGGAAGATATGGGACTTTTCTAGGATGCTCAAAATATCCTGAATGCAAGGGCATCAAGAAAATTGAAAACAAGATCGGCATGAAGTGCCCGAAATGCGAAAAGGGAGAAATAGTTGAGCGAAAATCCAAGCGGGGAAAAACCTTTTACGGCTGCAACCGCTGGCCGGAGTGCGATTTCGCGCTTTGGAATAAACCAACTGGCGAAACTTGCCCGCAATGCGGATCGCTTCTTGGCTATTCTTTCAAAAATAAAATAAAGTGTTCCAGAAAAGAGTGCGATTTTGAAAAGTAA
- a CDS encoding RelA/SpoT family protein: MLVLDDILKSFKLELTDERRKMITETYEFAASAHTGQKRKSGEDYIQHSLETAKTLADIGMGSRTISAALLHDVPEDTAVGLEEIEKKFGKEIAKIVDGVTKLGKLRLRGSQKEFYLENLRKMFFAMAEDIRVVIIKLADRLHNMRTLEHLPPEKRKRIARETMEIFVPIANRLGIGEIKGRLEDLAFKYLDPENYEYVKNLEAKYYQEIEKYINQAIKELKKELKNEGIEVIDIYGRAKHLYRLFLKLQRHDMDISQVYDLAAIRIIVSEVADCYETLGIVHKKYHPMIGRIKDYISLPKPNGYQSIHTTVFGPEGKILEIQIRTKRMNDEAEFGIAAHWTYSEKEKKGWRKYFFPRKKKVPDEEIAWVGQLQEWQKEIGRDGEEFMEGLKIDFFKNHIFAFTPKGDIIDLPEEATPIDFAYAIHSEIGERAVGAKADGKMVPLDYCIKNGQVIEILTTKESKLPSRDWLNFVKTSVARSHIGRRLRKEGKL, from the coding sequence ATGCTTGTCCTAGACGACATTTTAAAGTCCTTCAAGTTAGAGCTTACCGATGAGCGGCGGAAAATGATTACCGAGACCTATGAATTTGCCGCATCGGCCCACACCGGGCAAAAAAGAAAGTCCGGCGAGGATTACATCCAGCACAGCTTGGAAACCGCCAAAACCCTGGCTGATATCGGCATGGGCTCACGCACTATTTCAGCAGCGCTTCTTCATGATGTTCCCGAAGACACTGCCGTGGGACTTGAAGAAATAGAGAAAAAATTCGGAAAAGAAATCGCCAAAATTGTTGACGGCGTCACCAAACTGGGAAAACTGCGCTTGCGGGGATCGCAAAAGGAATTTTATCTTGAGAATCTCCGCAAGATGTTTTTCGCCATGGCGGAAGACATCCGCGTCGTGATTATAAAACTGGCTGACCGGCTTCATAATATGCGCACGCTGGAGCATCTTCCTCCCGAAAAACGAAAGCGGATTGCCCGGGAGACAATGGAAATCTTTGTGCCAATCGCCAACCGGTTAGGAATCGGCGAGATTAAAGGCCGACTTGAAGACCTGGCTTTTAAATACCTTGATCCTGAAAACTACGAATACGTAAAAAATCTTGAAGCCAAATACTACCAAGAAATAGAAAAATACATCAATCAGGCCATTAAAGAATTAAAAAAAGAACTTAAAAATGAAGGGATTGAAGTAATTGATATTTACGGCAGGGCCAAGCATCTATATCGGCTGTTTCTCAAGCTCCAACGCCACGATATGGACATAAGCCAGGTTTACGACTTAGCGGCTATTCGCATTATTGTCTCCGAGGTGGCTGATTGCTATGAAACACTCGGCATCGTTCACAAAAAGTATCACCCGATGATCGGAAGAATAAAAGACTACATATCGCTTCCCAAGCCCAATGGCTATCAGTCCATCCACACCACCGTTTTCGGCCCGGAAGGAAAAATTTTGGAAATCCAGATACGAACCAAGAGAATGAACGATGAAGCTGAATTCGGAATCGCCGCTCACTGGACCTACAGTGAAAAAGAAAAGAAGGGATGGAGAAAATACTTTTTCCCCAGAAAAAAGAAAGTTCCTGATGAAGAAATTGCCTGGGTCGGACAGCTTCAGGAATGGCAAAAGGAAATCGGCAGAGACGGCGAAGAATTTATGGAGGGGCTAAAGATCGACTTTTTTAAAAATCACATCTTTGCCTTCACTCCTAAGGGAGATATCATTGATCTTCCGGAGGAAGCTACTCCCATTGACTTTGCTTATGCTATTCACAGCGAAATCGGAGAGAGGGCCGTAGGCGCCAAGGCCGACGGGAAAATGGTTCCTCTTGATTACTGCATCAAAAATGGTCAGGTGATTGAAATTCTTACTACCAAAGAATCCAAGCTCCCCAGCCGCGACTGGCTCAACTTCGTCAAAACATCAGTAGCCAGATCTCATATCGGAAGACGCTTGAGAAAAGAAGGGAAGCTGTAA